The following are encoded together in the Pseudomonas maumuensis genome:
- a CDS encoding agmatine deiminase family protein, producing the protein MTLSLDSGWRMPAEWARHAATWMIWPHNQPLWESGWGVTLADVQRDYARVAAAIARFEPVKMVVDPSAMAIARELCGPGIELVELAVDDSWCRDSGPTFLTHPQHGVAGLSWRFNAWGGKSEHGKDRSLARRILDHLGLEGLSTPLCNEGGAIHVDGEGTLITTESVLLNPNRNPGLSKADFEDCFARLLGIRKTIWLPGDPQYVTGDMTDGHVDGVCAFARPGVLLVDATHDQGSVYAEVARENRRALELATDAQGRSFELLDLFEATAAVDTEAEVFCASYTNFYLANGAVIMPAYGIDADQAAAQQLALAFPGREVVPVRIDHIAHGGGGIHCITQQQPAWQGARP; encoded by the coding sequence ATGACCCTGTCCCTCGACAGCGGCTGGCGCATGCCCGCCGAATGGGCCCGCCACGCCGCCACCTGGATGATCTGGCCACACAACCAACCGCTGTGGGAGTCGGGCTGGGGCGTGACCCTGGCCGATGTGCAGCGCGACTACGCCCGGGTGGCCGCCGCCATCGCCCGCTTCGAGCCGGTGAAGATGGTGGTCGATCCGTCGGCCATGGCCATCGCCCGCGAACTGTGCGGCCCCGGCATCGAGCTGGTCGAGCTGGCCGTGGACGACAGCTGGTGCCGTGACAGCGGCCCGACCTTCCTGACCCACCCGCAACACGGCGTGGCCGGCCTAAGCTGGCGTTTCAACGCCTGGGGCGGCAAGTCCGAGCATGGCAAGGACCGCAGCCTGGCCCGGCGCATCCTCGATCACCTTGGCCTCGAAGGCCTGAGCACTCCGCTGTGCAACGAAGGCGGCGCCATCCATGTCGACGGCGAAGGCACCCTGATCACCACCGAATCGGTGCTGCTCAACCCCAACCGCAACCCGGGCCTGAGCAAGGCTGACTTCGAGGATTGCTTCGCCCGCCTGCTGGGCATCCGCAAGACCATCTGGCTGCCGGGCGACCCACAGTACGTCACCGGCGACATGACCGACGGCCATGTCGATGGCGTGTGCGCCTTCGCCCGCCCCGGCGTGCTGCTGGTCGACGCCACCCACGACCAGGGCTCGGTGTATGCCGAAGTGGCCCGCGAAAACCGCCGCGCGCTGGAACTGGCCACGGACGCCCAAGGCCGTTCGTTCGAACTGCTCGACCTGTTCGAGGCCACCGCGGCCGTGGACACCGAAGCCGAGGTGTTCTGCGCCTCGTACACCAACTTCTACCTGGCCAACGGCGCGGTGATCATGCCGGCCTATGGCATCGACGCCGACCAGGCCGCCGCGCAGCAACTGGCCCTGGCCTTCCCCGGTCGCGAAGTGGTACCGGTGCGCATCGACCATATCGCCCACGGCGGTGGCGGCATCCATTGCATCACCCAGCAGCAGCCGGCCTGGCAGGGAGCGCGCCCATGA
- the aguB gene encoding N-carbamoylputrescine amidase, with translation MSTLRIATTQMACSWDLPANLDHAEQLVRQAAAKGAQVILLQELFATPYFCIEQCHSHQALAQDYHDSPLLKRFAALAKELGVVLPLSWYERAGNAFFNSLTVADADGRLLGVYRKTHIPNAIGYQEKEYFSPGDTGFKVWDTAFGRLGIGICWDQWFPETARCLALMGAEVLLFPTAIGSEPGAAELDSRDHWQMAMRGHAAANLLPVVAANRVGHEVARTDDNLSMRFYGSSFICDHKGAMLQEADRDSGGVWLHDLDLAHMREDRLSWGIYRDRRPDMYAPLLTLDGRTPQTARA, from the coding sequence ATGAGCACGCTGCGCATCGCCACCACGCAGATGGCCTGCAGCTGGGATCTGCCCGCCAACCTCGACCACGCCGAACAACTGGTGCGCCAGGCCGCTGCCAAGGGTGCCCAGGTGATCCTGTTGCAGGAGCTGTTCGCCACCCCGTACTTCTGCATCGAGCAGTGCCACAGCCACCAGGCCCTGGCCCAGGACTACCACGACAGCCCGCTGCTCAAGCGCTTCGCCGCGCTGGCCAAGGAACTGGGCGTGGTCCTGCCGCTCAGCTGGTATGAACGGGCCGGCAACGCCTTCTTCAACTCGCTGACCGTGGCCGATGCCGACGGGCGCCTGCTGGGTGTGTACCGCAAGACCCACATCCCCAACGCCATCGGCTACCAGGAAAAGGAATACTTCAGCCCCGGCGACACCGGCTTCAAGGTCTGGGACACCGCCTTCGGTCGCCTGGGCATCGGCATCTGCTGGGATCAGTGGTTCCCCGAGACCGCCCGCTGCCTGGCCCTGATGGGTGCCGAAGTGCTGCTGTTCCCCACCGCCATCGGCTCGGAGCCCGGCGCCGCCGAGTTGGACTCACGCGACCATTGGCAGATGGCCATGCGTGGTCACGCCGCCGCCAACCTGCTGCCGGTGGTCGCCGCCAACCGCGTCGGCCACGAAGTGGCCCGCACTGACGACAACCTGTCGATGCGCTTCTATGGCTCGTCGTTCATCTGCGACCACAAGGGCGCGATGCTGCAAGAGGCCGACCGTGACAGCGGCGGCGTCTGGCTGCACGACCTGGACCTGGCGCACATGCGCGAAGATCGCCTGAGCTGGGGCATCTACCGCGACCGCCGCCCCGATATGTATGCGCCGCTGCTGACCCTTGACGGCCGTACCCCACAGACCGCGAGGGCCTGA
- a CDS encoding extracellular solute-binding protein has translation MPSRPSKLLAIAALVACAGVAQAEQDALRLYNWADYFAEDTLKRFTAETGIPVIYDVMDGSEVLEAKLMSGRSGYDLVFPGDTVAERLMRAGSLRTLDRKQLSALDDIEPGLRQLHDRYPKASQATVPYTWGTIGLTMDAKKIRERMPDAPLNSLDLLFKPELAAKFADCGISMIDSPDEVLAVVLHYLGREPRSAKREDLAAASELLKGIRPYVRKLQSQPVTELVNGNTCLSLGYSGDVIQAQRTAEAAGKAIDFQYRVPREGTTVWMDTMAIPADAKHPEYAYRFINFVMRPENMAAISNFTGYPTASAKARSQVDARLRDNPDIYLSDATFTRLIPGKDIPQADMRARMRVWTRFKTAQD, from the coding sequence ATGCCAAGCCGCCCATCGAAACTACTCGCCATCGCCGCCCTGGTGGCCTGCGCCGGCGTTGCCCAGGCCGAGCAGGACGCCCTGCGCCTGTACAACTGGGCCGACTATTTTGCCGAGGACACCCTCAAGCGCTTTACCGCCGAAACCGGTATCCCGGTGATCTACGACGTCATGGACGGTAGCGAGGTGCTCGAGGCCAAGCTGATGTCCGGGCGCAGTGGCTACGACCTGGTCTTCCCCGGCGATACCGTAGCCGAGCGGCTGATGCGTGCCGGCAGCCTGCGCACACTGGACCGCAAGCAACTTAGCGCGCTCGACGATATCGAGCCCGGCCTGCGCCAGTTGCACGACCGCTACCCCAAGGCCAGCCAGGCCACCGTGCCCTACACCTGGGGCACCATCGGCCTGACCATGGACGCGAAGAAGATCCGCGAGCGCATGCCCGACGCTCCGCTGAACAGCCTCGACCTGCTGTTCAAACCGGAGCTGGCGGCCAAGTTCGCCGACTGCGGCATCTCGATGATCGACTCGCCCGACGAAGTGCTGGCCGTGGTGCTTCACTACCTGGGTCGCGAGCCGCGCAGCGCCAAACGTGAAGACCTGGCCGCCGCCAGCGAGCTGCTCAAGGGCATTCGCCCCTATGTGCGCAAGCTGCAGTCGCAACCGGTCACCGAGCTGGTCAACGGCAACACCTGCCTGTCGCTGGGCTACAGCGGCGACGTGATCCAGGCCCAACGCACCGCCGAGGCCGCGGGCAAGGCCATCGACTTCCAGTACCGCGTGCCCCGCGAAGGCACCACGGTGTGGATGGACACCATGGCCATCCCCGCCGACGCCAAGCACCCGGAATACGCCTATCGTTTCATCAACTTCGTCATGCGCCCGGAAAACATGGCCGCGATCAGCAACTTCACCGGCTACCCCACCGCCAGTGCCAAGGCCCGGTCGCAGGTGGACGCGCGCCTGCGTGACAACCCGGATATCTACCTCAGCGATGCCACCTTCACCCGGTTGATCCCGGGCAAGGACATCCCCCAGGCCGACATGCGTGCGCGCATGCGCGTCTGGACCCGCTTCAAGACCGCACAGGACTGA
- a CDS encoding agmatine deiminase family protein — MPTRRTFLQHMSVVAGLGAAASFGLPFASNSARAAEAGRWFMPDEGEKHQRAYIAFGAQDAIWEDFTEDVQAALGRIARAIAAYQPVTVFCRASERDIAEEECGSHNITYVETELDDIWMRDIGANFVVDDDGALGAVDFNFNGWGGKQQHRYDAKLAARVAKLAGAQYQRSELVGEGGGIEVDGHGTGIMTESSWINSNRNPGWSKAQVEEELKERLGLRKIIWLPGIKGKDITDAHVDFYARFAAPGVVVANLDNDPDSYDHEVTLEHLEILRNATDADGRKLQVHTMSPPLKPRRSKFNEDNPDFAAGYINYFVINGAVIAPQFGDRSADEKARALLVKLYPGRKVVQLDIDAIAAGGGGIHCVTNQCPAV, encoded by the coding sequence ATGCCCACTCGCCGCACCTTCCTCCAACACATGAGCGTCGTCGCCGGCCTCGGTGCCGCCGCCAGCTTCGGCCTGCCCTTCGCCAGCAACAGCGCCCGCGCCGCCGAAGCGGGGCGCTGGTTCATGCCCGACGAGGGTGAAAAGCACCAGCGCGCCTACATCGCCTTCGGCGCCCAGGACGCCATCTGGGAAGACTTCACCGAAGACGTCCAGGCCGCGCTCGGGCGCATCGCCCGCGCCATCGCCGCCTACCAGCCAGTGACGGTGTTCTGCCGCGCCAGCGAGCGCGACATCGCCGAGGAGGAATGCGGCAGCCACAACATCACCTATGTCGAGACCGAACTGGACGACATCTGGATGCGCGATATCGGCGCCAACTTCGTCGTCGATGACGATGGCGCCCTGGGCGCCGTGGACTTCAACTTCAACGGTTGGGGCGGCAAGCAGCAGCATCGCTATGACGCCAAGCTTGCGGCCCGCGTTGCGAAGTTGGCCGGCGCCCAGTACCAGCGCAGCGAATTGGTGGGCGAAGGCGGCGGCATCGAGGTGGATGGCCACGGCACCGGGATCATGACCGAAAGCAGCTGGATCAACAGCAACCGCAACCCCGGCTGGAGCAAGGCCCAGGTCGAAGAGGAATTGAAGGAGCGCCTGGGGCTGCGCAAGATCATCTGGCTGCCGGGCATCAAGGGCAAGGACATCACCGACGCCCATGTGGACTTCTATGCGCGCTTCGCGGCGCCCGGCGTGGTGGTGGCGAACCTGGACAACGATCCGGATTCCTACGACCACGAAGTGACCCTCGAGCACCTGGAGATCCTGCGCAACGCCACCGATGCCGATGGCCGCAAGCTGCAGGTGCATACGATGTCGCCGCCATTGAAGCCACGACGCAGCAAGTTCAACGAGGACAATCCGGACTTCGCGGCGGGGTACATCAACTACTTCGTCATCAATGGCGCGGTGATCGCGCCGCAGTTCGGTGACCGCAGTGCCGACGAGAAGGCACGGGCGTTGCTGGTGAAGCTGTATCCGGGGCGCAAGGTGGTGCAGCTGGATATCGATGCGATTGCGGCGGGTGGCGGCGGGATTCACTGCGTTACCAATCAGTGTCCGGCGGTGTAG
- a CDS encoding acetyl-CoA C-acetyltransferase, translating to MNEVVIVAATRTAIGSFQGALANVSAVELGAAVIRQLLAQTQLDPAQVDEVILGQVLTAGAGQNPARQAAVKAGLPYEVPALTLNKVCGSGLKALHLAAQAIRCGDAEVVIAGGQESMSLAPYVMPSARTGQRMGHGQLVDSMISDGLWDAFNDYHMGITAENLVDKYGLTREQQDAFAAESQRKAVAAIEAGRFKDEITPIHIPQKKGEPLVFDTDEQPRPGTTAESLGKLRAAFKKDGSVTAGNASSLNDGAAAVLLMSASKAKALGLPVLAKIAAYASAGVDPAIMGIGPVSATQRCLDKAGWQLADLDLIEANEAFAAQALAVGKQLEWDAAKVNVNGGAIALGHPIGASGCRVLVTLLHEMIKRDAKKGLATLCIGGGQGVALAIER from the coding sequence ATGAACGAAGTCGTCATCGTCGCCGCCACCCGTACTGCCATTGGCAGTTTCCAGGGGGCCCTGGCCAATGTGTCCGCCGTGGAACTGGGCGCCGCGGTGATCCGCCAGCTGCTGGCCCAGACCCAGCTGGACCCGGCCCAGGTCGACGAAGTGATCCTCGGCCAGGTGCTCACCGCTGGCGCCGGGCAGAACCCCGCCCGCCAGGCCGCCGTCAAGGCCGGCCTGCCCTACGAAGTGCCTGCCCTGACCCTGAACAAAGTCTGCGGCTCGGGCCTCAAGGCCCTGCACCTGGCCGCCCAGGCCATCCGCTGCGGCGATGCCGAGGTGGTGATCGCCGGTGGCCAGGAGAGCATGAGCCTGGCGCCCTATGTGATGCCCTCGGCACGTACCGGCCAGCGCATGGGCCACGGCCAGCTGGTCGACAGCATGATCAGCGATGGCCTGTGGGACGCCTTCAACGATTACCACATGGGCATCACCGCCGAGAACCTGGTGGACAAGTACGGCCTGACCCGCGAGCAGCAGGACGCCTTCGCCGCCGAGTCGCAGCGCAAGGCCGTGGCCGCCATCGAGGCCGGTCGTTTCAAGGACGAGATCACCCCGATCCACATCCCGCAGAAAAAAGGCGAGCCGCTGGTGTTCGACACCGACGAGCAGCCACGCCCCGGCACCACCGCCGAGTCCCTGGGCAAACTGCGCGCCGCATTCAAGAAAGACGGCAGCGTCACCGCCGGCAACGCCTCCAGCCTCAACGACGGTGCCGCCGCGGTGCTGCTGATGAGCGCTAGCAAGGCCAAGGCCCTGGGCCTGCCGGTGCTGGCGAAGATCGCGGCCTACGCCAGCGCCGGCGTGGACCCGGCGATCATGGGCATCGGCCCGGTGTCGGCAACCCAGCGCTGCCTGGACAAGGCCGGCTGGCAGCTCGCCGACCTGGACCTGATCGAAGCCAACGAAGCCTTCGCCGCCCAGGCGCTGGCGGTGGGTAAGCAGCTGGAATGGGATGCGGCGAAGGTCAACGTCAATGGCGGCGCCATCGCCCTGGGCCACCCGATCGGCGCGTCGGGCTGCCGGGTGCTGGTGACCCTGCTGCACGAAATGATCAAGCGCGATGCCAAGAAAGGGCTGGCTACCCTGTGCATCGGCGGCGGCCAGGGCGTGGCCCTGGCAATCGAGCGTTGA